TTACTTAACAAGGTCAAATGCGCCGGAGCCACAAATCTGCCCTACGATGACCTTTGTTTTGACTGTGTCTATTATTTCAATGTTATGCACCATTTAGAGGGGCTTGAGGAATATAAGGCGGCGATTACAGAAGCGCATCGTGTTTTAAAAAATGATGGGATCTTAATATTAATTGAACCCTGCCGAAAGTGGATTTATACACTTACAAGACGTTTAGCCTACTTGATAGCACCTCTTTCAAATTTATTGGCTAATATGTATAAAATGATGAGTGATGAGAAAGAGATTATGGAAAGATTTTTTGAAGAATCAGGCAATATTTATTTTTTTATTCGGTCAAATGAGTTTGAGGTGTTGAAGTATGAAAAGCATTTTCATCAATCCGTTTTGATTGTAAAAAAACGAAAGCATAGATAGCTTCTGTTTCAGGCCAGGAAATTGATTATTCTGAGCTTTACAGCGTAAAACAATATATCAGAGCACCTATTCCGTTTAAAGCGTTCAACAAGGTCGAAGAACATATTGTAGCTGCCCATAAATACTGTTTTGGTTCAAGTGAAAAAATTTGATCGATTTCTGATTTTTATTGCAAAGCTTATAATCGGAGTTGGTTTTATATTTGCTATGATCCATAAAGGTGCTTTTAATGTTGCTTTGCTTTTTAAAGCCGTTTTAACCTCTCCGCTTCTTTTTTTAGCGGGAGGTAGCGTTGTTTTCTTAATGATTTTTTTGGGTAATTTAAGATGGTTTCTTGTCATGCGTATGACTGGAAATAAGCTCTCTTATTTAAATACATTCCTAATAGGGTTGATCGGTGTGTTCTTTGCAACGTTTACTCCGGGGGGGATCACATCCGACATCATGCGGTCTTATTACAGCAGTCAGCAAGAACGGTTTTCCATGCCCTCTCTGGCCGCAATCATAATTGACCGAGGCGGTGCATTAGTCGGGCAGATTTTAACGTCTGTTTTTTGTGGTATTCTTATTTATAATCGTATTATAAATTCTTTTTTAAAATATCCGTTTTTTTTTGTTGTAATTTTGTTTGCTGTAGTTGGTTTGGTCATCTTTCTTTTTTATTGTGAATGGTTGCCTAAGTGGTTTTATAGGATTAAAAAAGCAAATCTTTTTCTTATGATAATTAAAAATTCTCCCAATGCTTTTTTTTTATCAATCGGTATCAGTGTTTTAAACTCCGTGTTGTTAGGCGTGGGGTTACTGATTTTCTTTCTCACCATGGAAGGTAGTCCTAGTGTAGATTTCACATACTTTTTTTTTGCCGGCCCATTCATTGCTATCTCTCTTACTTTACCGATCACCCCAGCTGGTATCGGTGTCGGGCAGATTGCAGGGATTTTATTTTTTAATAACATCAGCAATCAGGCTATCAGTTGCGGTGCTGAGGTTATTTCACTTGTTCAGTTGGCTTGGTTGATTGTTGGTCTGGTGGGGGCGGTTGTTTTTATTTTGTATCGGAAACAAGGGAGCATCAATGGAATTAAGGCGAGTCGCACTGATCCACTATCCTGTGAATCGAATCGCAAATGAGCCTGGCAATAAAACGGTAATGAAGCATTTTGGGCACATGCCGAATATCCAATTGCTATATGTTGCGGCCATTTTTGAACAATTGAGTGTTGAGGTTGAATTCATTGATATGGTTGGGATGGATATTACTGAAAATTTACTTCAGGAAAAATTGCTATCCTTTGATCCTGATTTGATATGCTTGTCAATCTTTACTTCCCACTTTCATAATGCAGTATCATACGTACGATTTTTTAAGGCTTTTTTGCCACAAGTTAAGATAATGATCGGTGGAGTTCATACTTCTATTTACCCTTTGGAAACAATGGAGCATGTTAGGGAGATAGACTATTCTTGTGTTGGCGAAGCAGAAATGGTATTGCCGGAATTTGTAAGACGAATACGCAATCACATAGAATTTTACGGGCTTCTGGGTCTGATTTGGCGTAAAAATGATCGCATAGAGTATGCTGGCCCTGCCCCACTTAATAACGATATTGACTCCTGTCCTTTTCCGGCTCGACATTTGATTCCGAATTCGGTTTACTTCAATTTTATCAGCAGTTATAGAAATTATACTGTGTTTAACTCCAGCCGTGGGTGCCCCTATCGATGCATTTTCTGCGAAGCTGGCGGCACTAAATGGCGCGCTCGCAGCCCTGAAAACATTGTTGCTGAGTTTAAAGAATGCTATGAGAAGCATGGCATTCGGGAAATTGATATTTTTGATTCAAGTTTTACGATCAGTAAACGGAGAGTGCTTAAACTCTGTGAATTGTTGCAAAAAAGTGGTCTTAATCATAAAATTTCATGGAATGTCAGAAGCAGGGTAAATACGATTGATGAAGAAGTTTTAAAAGCATTGAAAATTGGTGGCTGTTATCGTATTTTTTATGGGATAGAATCTGGGGATACTGAAATTTTAAAATCGCTTAGGAAGGAAATCAGCCTTGATCGTGTCCGGGAAATAATTTTGCAGACCAAGGAAAATGGAATTTCCTCATTTGGATATTTTTTAATTGGCTCCCCAGGTGAAACAAAAGAATCTGCTATGAAAACAATTGAGTTTGCCAAATCATTACCGCTCGATTTTGCAATATTCAACTGCCTTACAGCATTCCCTCAAACAGAGTTATATGAAAAATACTACAAACCCTATGTCAAGAATGATTTTTGGGCAGATTATATTATGCAGCCCAAACCCGTTGAGACGTTTATGGGACGCCCCTGGACTCATATTCCTGATGAAGAATTAAGGAAAATAGCTCATAAAGCAATGTTGGAGTTTTATTTTAGACCAGTGCAGATTTTTCGAACGATTCGTTCAATTAGATCCCCTAACCAGTTTTTCAGATATGTTATTGCTGCCGTTGATATGTCTTTGGATTACATTAGAACGCATGTACAAAAAATAGGGTAATCCCTAAATGAAAATTCTTCTAATTTCACCTTTTATGTCTTACAAGGATCGATGGGGGCAATATTACGAAGGGGCTGGAGACACTTTTCCTCAAGGGATTGGTATTATCGCCGGGTACTTGGAACAAAATGGTTTTGAAGTTGATGTTTTGGAACCGGATGTCATGGGAATGGATAAGGCGACCTTTTGTTCATTTGTTGAACGAGGGGGGTACTCATTGGTCGGGATGTCTGTGTTTACACCTAATGTTACCTTTGCCTATGAGACAGCGGATTTAATAAAAAGTATTTCAAGACGTATTTATGTTGTCGCCGGGGGCGCACATCCGACTCTTTTTCCAAAAGAAACTTTGAAAGAGTGCCCCTCAATTGATTTTAGCATTACTAATGAAGGTGAAGTTCCAATGTTGAGGCTTGTTCAGAATCTTGACCTTGAACATCCGGATTTTGAGACGATCCCAAACCTTTACTATCGTGTTTCGGCCCAAATCGTATCATCCAAACATAAAATGCACCATTGGGTTAATTTAGATCAATTACCAATTTTTCCGTATCATAAGTTTGATATGGAGAAGTATGTCCCCGCGCCTTCCCTACGAACGGTTCTACCTACCTTTAACTACATGGCCCAGAGAGGGTGTCCTTTTTCATGTTCATTTTGTGATACAAGAACCCATGGAAAGAAAGTTCGCTATAGAAGCGTTGACAGGGTGATCGATGATTTAAAATATCTCAAATGTACTTATGGTGTTAAAGGTATTATTTTTGAAGGTAGCAATTTTACCGTTAGCAAAAAATGGATCACTGAATTATGTGATCGCATGATAAATGAAAAAATTAATTTACTTTGGTATTGTATGGGGCGGGTGGATATAGATCAAGAATTGCTCCCTGTTATGAAAAAAGCCGGGCTTTGGGCAATGAGTTTCGGTATTGAAACCGGGAACAACAAAACACTAAAGATGATGGATAAAAAGATATCACTTTCCCAGGTGAAATTAACGATAAAAGAACTAAATAGACTTAAAGTTAGATCCATTGGGTCTTTCATTCTTGGGTATCCCGGCGAAAATAAACAGGATGTGTTAAACACTATAAATTATGCCTGTAGTCTCGGACTTGATGTCGCAGTATTTTTTAATCCGGTTCCTTATCCTGGAACCTTATTATATGAACATGCTCAAAATGACGGTGGTTTAATAGAGGACCCTCCGAACTGGGAGGCGTACAAAGCTTGGTTGGACCATAACAATCCCATTTACATAAACCCTTTACTTGGAGATCTGCAGGTTAAATTATATAATTATGCTTTCAAAAAATTCTATACTCGACCATCATATATTTTTCGTCAGTTGTTAAGCATAAAAACATTGGATGACTTTAAAAGGCTTATTCAGGGATTTAAAAGTGTTAATGGGCTAATTGTTAAGGGGATAAATTCATTAAAGAATGATGACTAAGGTTATACAAAAGCAAAATGATTTGTTGTGGGTCATATTGTTTGGCTTCCTTGTTGCGTGTATCCATTCTTATTTTGCCTTATCTCATCTTGAATCCAAAATTGCTCTACAGAGCTTTAGTCTGATGGATTATGCAAACCATATACTTAACCCGGAAAATTTTAGCCGTGATTGGACTAATGGAATCAGGGATTTATCATTATCACTCCCAATTGTTGTTGTTACATGGCTGCATCATTTTAGTAATATTAACTTACTTTTTTTATTAAGATGCTCAGCTTTTCTGCAAGTTTTTATTGGGTGCATTGCGATCGGTAGTTTATGCTTAACTTTGCACCATAGTAGAGTTGTTTCCATACTATTTATAACATTGTGTTTAATCTCTCCATTAACTTTTGTAAATATGGCACGATTTGGATACGAAGTTGGGGGATTGTTTCGGCATGATTTGCAATGGGGCTTTTCGTTTGCATTTGTCTTATTTGCCATTTCTTTTTTTATCCAAGAAAAATATTATCAATTTTCTTTTTTTATTGTTTTGTCTGTTTATTGCCATTTGACGATCGCTTTTTGGGGGATGTTATTTATTTCTGGTCATATATTCCTACACCCGACTAAGTATATCTATAAAAAAAAATTTCTAATTCCAAACGTTTGGGGGGCAATAGGACTGCTGCCTTATCTTTTCACTTTGTGGAAATATAATATTGGATTGAATGGATTTCCTAATGAATACTGGCTTAAGACATTACATTGGTTCTCTTTTCATCATTTCCCTATATCGATGAATAGCTTTGGGGTTAGGGCTCACAAAGAATTTTTACCTGTTTTGTCTTTGTTGATTATGTTTTTTATATGTAGCTTTGATAATAAAGATAAAAACTCTCATCGTATTATTTCCAGTGGGGTGGCGGTCTGTGCAGCTGTTACAGTCATTTATTTTTGTTTTTCTGAGATCTGGCCCATTATTCCTATTGTAAAATTACAGTTGCATAGAATATCTTACTTTATTTCATTCTTTTCGACCTTATCTATCATTTATATGCTGATACAAAAGTCTCAAAAAAAAATAATAGTAGGATGGGTTTGTTTTTTTATGATCCTCTTAATGTTGCTCTCAAAAACAACAATACCTCTTATCCCAATGTTTATCTTGGCATTGTTTTTAACTGACCATAAACTTCTTTATAAAATTCTTGTGTTCTCTGCCTATGGCATATTGTTGGGCACATATCATGTAATATATAAGATTCCTTTATTGGATTTCATTTATCGTGGAAGTTTGGTTCGCCTTTTTTTTGTTTTTATATTGTCTATCGTCTTCGTTGTATTTTTTTTCTGTAATCGAGATAGAAACAATGCAGATTTTGCCTTATCTCTTTGTATATTCTTTTTGTGCGGGGTACTTTTTTTTCACAATTATGAAAAGGAGCAAACATGGTTAAGAAGTAAATTTGCGATAGGCGATTCATATGTTTCGGCTCAAAAGTGGGCATCTATAAATACTTCTGGAAACTCTTTGTTTTTGGTTGACCCAAGCTGGGGATATGGATGGAGAGATTTTTCTAATAGAAGTAAATATGGCAGTCTTAGAGAATGGCTTTATACACCAATAACGCAAAGTCAAAGTTTTGATTTATTTATTGAAGGAGCTCGTAGAGCAAAATTATTCGGTGTGGACTATATCAAGCTACTTAATGAAGAAGATATCAATGCTATTCATTTTGGAAGGCAATTGCAGAATAGGGTCAGGACAATATTTTATTCAATGTCTGGCAATGAACTATACAATCTGTGCAAACAATCTGATATCGACTATATCGTTATGCGGAAAAAATTTGTGAGTGTCAATCATTTAAAAAGCTTGAAAAATTTTGTAGAAATTATATTTGAGAATGAGCATTTCTATGTTTTAGCCCTCTTTTCGTAATTGAAATAAAAAAATAAAGGAGTAATACTTAGGAGACCTTATTGTATGTATAAAAAAAAGAGTATAGCGGTTGTTGTTCCTGCCCACAATGAGGAAAAACAGATTGGTATGGTAATTGAAACTATGCCGGAGTTTGTTGATCATATTGTCATTATTGATGATGAAAGTCCTGATCGCACATCAGAGGTTACCAAAGAATATCAAACAAAATATCCAAAAGTAGTCTTAATTGAGCATGAAGTCAATCAAGGTGTTGGTGGGGCTATTGCATCAGGATATAAATGGGCTAGAGATAACGATATTGATGTTGCAGTTGTTATGGCTGGGGATGGACAAATGAATCCGGATGATTTGCCTAACATAATTGAGCCGATTATAAATGGTGAGGTTGATTATACAAAAGGCAATAGGTTGTTTACGGGAGAAGCCTTCAAAAAAATCCCAAAGGTTCGTTATTTTGGAAATTCTGCTTTGTCATTGTTAACAAAAATAGCCTCTGGGTATTGGCATGTTGCAGACTCTCAAACCGGCTATACGGCTGTTAATAAAAAAGTTTTAAAAACAATAGATTGGGATAGGATGTATAAGAGATATGGTCAACCTAATGATCTTCTTGTTCGTCTTAATTTATACAATTTTAGAGTTCGGGATGTCCCTGTTGAGCCGGTTTATAATAATGGCGAACAATCTGGAATTAATATTAAAAAAGCCATTTTCTCAATCGGTTGGCTGATTGTTAAGCTGTTTTTCTGGCGAATAAAAGAAAAATATATTATCCGTGATTTTCATCCCTTGGTATTCTTTTACCTTCTCGGTTTTTTTATGGGGTGTATAAATATTTTTTTCTTTTTTAGATTGTTTTATCGATGGAGCGTGGAAGGCGCTGTTCCTGAAATAACGTTTCTTATTTGGATGTTTTCCTTTTCTATTGGTCTTATATCTGTTTTTTTTGCTATGTGGTTTGATATGGAATATAATAAACACCTTAAATAAGATTATCTTAGCCTCAAGAAAGAATAGTATAGTTAAATCATACTGGTACGTTGGGAAATAATATAAAGGTATTGAATCGGTCATGCTCTGTTTGCTCTGATTTTGTTTTCTTAACCTAAATCAAAATCTTGTCCTAAACATCATCTCTTCGGCTTCGAATTGAAAATGTCTGTTTCAATAAAGAGGTACTGGAACGGATAAAATTTTAAGAATTAAAGGAGTCCTGCTGTGGAACTTTTTTTTTCGGTGTTTTATAAATCAATTCCTCTGACCATCCCATATAATCTTTCGTTTGGTCCAATTGATACATTTGACACCTTTTATCTTGTGGCAAGAGCACAAGACAATAGGTCTTTAGTTGGGATTTCGGAAATTACTCCTTTACCGGGATACAGTCATGAAACTTTTGATAGTGTAAAGATAATTTTATTACAAATCGTTGACAAAATACAAATGGGGCAGTCTTTGGTGGATGTCCTTGCTTCTTATGTCCATACCGCACCTTTTGCAGTCAGTGGTGTTATCACAGCATTTGAGTTGGTGAAAAAGCACAATAAATTAGTTTCTCAAGCGCTGGAAGAGCCTGTTGAGTTGGCAGCATTATGCGATGCCTCTACTCCACTCCTTATCAAAAAAAGAGCAGAGGAGTTGATGCGTGAGGGATTTCGCACTTTAAAAATGAAGGTTGGAAAATATGAAATTTCCGATGAGCTTGAACGCATTCGTGCCGTGTCATCAATTCTTCCTAATGACGCCATTGTTCGGCTGGATGCAAATCAGGCGTATGGATTCGAGCAGGCTATGAAATTATGTGAAGGGCTCGAGGATATTGAGCATATAGAACTCTTGGAACAACCTTTCAAGCCGGATTTTTGGTCGGAGACAGAAGCGCTTGCAAATAAGACCTCTGTGCCCATTATGCTGGATGAATCCATTTGGGGGCACAATGATTTAAAAAAGGCCGCAAATTCAGGTGTCAAATATGTAAAGTTTAAGCTTTGTAAGCATTTGGGCATAGAAGGATCATTAAATCTTATTAAGGATGCCAGGTCCCATGGTTTAGGAATTGTTTATGGGAATGGGGTGCAAAGCGCTCTGGGAAATCATTACGAGGCGTTGATTCATTCACAAACAAATATTGAGACCGCTTCAGAAAGTAATGGTTTCTTAAAAATTCAAGCAAAAATGTTTAGTGATTTTTTAAAAATGGACCGAGGTTTTCTATTTGATAATGGGTTTGATTGCAATGAGTATTTTACAAAGTATTGGCAGTGCATCATACCTGAGGTGCCATTGTTGATAGACAAAATAGAGACTTTGGTCACAGATATTCAACATTATGAGGTATTGAATGGTTAAAATCGTTGGTTTTTCAGCAAGCTTGAGAAATGCAAGATCTTTTAACGGTGGAAAAAAATTAATAAACGATATTATCGACTTAAAATCAAAAGAAGACCTTCTCTTCTACCTTGAGCAGCAAGGGAATTTACATCTTGAACATTTTTATAAAGCAGGCCGAGAGAAAGGGGTCGCATTTGATCAGATTTTTCTGGAATTAAAAAAATCAAAAGGGCTTAATGGGCTTTCAAACAGTGAGGTTTGCCTTGCCGCGGCTCTATGGGGGGCATCTACAGTTGGAGCTAAAATTGATCTTTTGCCCCTTGTGCATTTTTTCCCTGAGTCTGGAGGCATTAATTATGAACAGATATTGCGGGAGGCTGTTATTAATGCTGACGGTATTGTTATTGCTTCCCCAGTGTACTTTGGTGACAGAAGCTCTTTAAGTCAGCGATTGATTGATTTCTTAAAGCTTGATCCGGAACTAAGAAAGAGCATGTCCGGAAAAATATATGGCGGCGTTACGGTTGGTGCAAAACGAAATGGAGGGCAGGAAACAGCACTGATTTATCAAATGCATGATATGATGGACATAGGTGCATTAGGCGTTGGGAATGATTATTTAACGACGTCGCAATATGGTGGAACCGGTCATGCCGGTGATGTCGGGACCATGCCAAAGGATGGATATGGTCTTAATTCGTGTATAGGAACTGGACGACGTGTGGCAAGAGTCTCTGCAATGAAGGAGCATAGCAGGGGTTATGAACTTGGTTCGCCGCTAAAGATTGGGGTATGGATTCTTCAGGATCAATCACATAAATTACAAGAGTATTTAACACCTCTTTGTGATAAACTGAGCGATCAAGCAAATTTTAAATTTGTGAATTTGACCAATAAAAATATTTTACCATGTATGGCATGCGATATTTGTCCTTGCCGTATTGGAAAAGATCAGGAATATCGTTGCATCAGAGGAAAAAATGATGATATGCATACGTTTCATGAACAGTTCCTCGATTGTGATGTGATTATCCCGGCAATGCTGTCCCCGATCAATCGACAGGGCCTGTTGTCTACATATCAACAATTTCTTGAAAGAACCAGATACATCCGACGAGGTGATTATGTGCTGTCTGATAGATTGATCGCTCCGTTGGTGATTAGTGAAATAGGAAGTTGCGAGAATTTAAACATAAGAATGATAACATCATTGATTAGACATCATACTGTTATGCATAAGCCGATTATTGGGTGGTACCAAGATGATATTTTGCTCAACAAAACGGATCTCATTGCTGGCTTAGAAAGTACTATTGAAAAGGGAACTGCCCAAACAGTAGGACGATTGTCCTGTGTCGCAAATGATCAAAGCCTTGTTGTTTATAAGCCCGTTGGGTATGTACTATCAGCTTGCAAAGATGAAGCAGACGATTCAATGAAAAAAAGAAGAAAAGCCATCACTGCTAGGTTGGAATATCGGAGAAATGAATTTGAAAAGCGTATAAATTGTAGATATTAAAAATACTAATGTTGTTTTATACAATCGAGGAACTATGAAAATTTTAGTACTTAATTGTTATAGCCGAAATGCGTTATCAGTCATTTCTTCAATTGATAATTCTTATGAAATCTATGGCGGTTTTTCGTTTGTAGGGAGTTTGAAGAAAAGACTTTGCCAGTGTTTTAAATCTGATCGTGTAAAAGAGTTGATTTATATTACCCCACCATCTGTCGACATTGAGCAGTTTAAGAATGACATCATTCATGCGGTAAACAAATTACAGATTGATATTATTATTCCAACCGGGACATCGTTTACTGATAGCCTCTCTTTTTTTAAAGAGAAGATCATGATGAAAACAAGATCTAAAATATTGGTAGAAGATTATCAAAAGTTAGAGATGCTGACAGATAAGTGGAAGTTTGCGCAATTATGCCAGGAAATGGATATCCCAATTCCCAAAACTGTTGTATTAAAAAGGGTTTCTAATCTTAATCAAGAAAGAATTGAGGCAAGAATTGATTATCCTTATATCGTTAAACCTCGTAAACTTCAGGCCGCTGAGGGTGTATTTCTTTTTCATTCTGAAAGTGATTTCGATGAAAATTATTCTCGCTTACTAAAAGATTATGCTGGGGTTGAGAATGGTTCATTTTTAATTCAGGAGATGATAATGGGTAGTTTGCATGATGTAACTAGTTGTGCGAAATCGGGTCGGGCATTATCAATATTAAGTCAACAAAGAATGGCGACGTGGTATGACTTTGGAGGCGGTGGAATTATAAACAAAACCACCTATGAAACTAAAATAATAGAGTTTGTGAAAAAGATTCTGAAGAAAATGGAATGGAATGGAATTGCTGAGTTTGATTTCATTAAAAACGCGAATGGAGAATTTTTTGCTCTTGAATGCAATCCTAAATTTTGGGGAACAACTCAATTGACTATTGATGCTGGTGCAAATATGCCGCAGCAATTAATAGATTTCTGGGTTCATGGGAAAGATGTTCAACCTATCACATCCTATAAAGTTGGCTTGCTGTATAAATGGCTGTTTCCATATTGTTTTTTACATTGTCTCCATAAACCCTTAACGATAGACCGATTCTTTAAAAGAATTAAAAAAATTTTCAAAGATTACG
This window of the uncultured Desulfobacter sp. genome carries:
- a CDS encoding class I SAM-dependent methyltransferase; the protein is MKLYSSDALKGYQYIDKNKFLNGLRRSLQSNVFFSYIKSRESSILDIGCGGSKFLHILHENGFSNIYGVEPDPLLVEISLKKYPYLLNKVKCAGATNLPYDDLCFDCVYYFNVMHHLEGLEEYKAAITEAHRVLKNDGILILIEPCRKWIYTLTRRLAYLIAPLSNLLANMYKMMSDEKEIMERFFEESGNIYFFIRSNEFEVLKYEKHFHQSVLIVKKRKHR
- a CDS encoding lysylphosphatidylglycerol synthase transmembrane domain-containing protein, coding for MKKFDRFLIFIAKLIIGVGFIFAMIHKGAFNVALLFKAVLTSPLLFLAGGSVVFLMIFLGNLRWFLVMRMTGNKLSYLNTFLIGLIGVFFATFTPGGITSDIMRSYYSSQQERFSMPSLAAIIIDRGGALVGQILTSVFCGILIYNRIINSFLKYPFFFVVILFAVVGLVIFLFYCEWLPKWFYRIKKANLFLMIIKNSPNAFFLSIGISVLNSVLLGVGLLIFFLTMEGSPSVDFTYFFFAGPFIAISLTLPITPAGIGVGQIAGILFFNNISNQAISCGAEVISLVQLAWLIVGLVGAVVFILYRKQGSINGIKASRTDPLSCESNRK
- a CDS encoding radical SAM protein; this encodes MELRRVALIHYPVNRIANEPGNKTVMKHFGHMPNIQLLYVAAIFEQLSVEVEFIDMVGMDITENLLQEKLLSFDPDLICLSIFTSHFHNAVSYVRFFKAFLPQVKIMIGGVHTSIYPLETMEHVREIDYSCVGEAEMVLPEFVRRIRNHIEFYGLLGLIWRKNDRIEYAGPAPLNNDIDSCPFPARHLIPNSVYFNFISSYRNYTVFNSSRGCPYRCIFCEAGGTKWRARSPENIVAEFKECYEKHGIREIDIFDSSFTISKRRVLKLCELLQKSGLNHKISWNVRSRVNTIDEEVLKALKIGGCYRIFYGIESGDTEILKSLRKEISLDRVREIILQTKENGISSFGYFLIGSPGETKESAMKTIEFAKSLPLDFAIFNCLTAFPQTELYEKYYKPYVKNDFWADYIMQPKPVETFMGRPWTHIPDEELRKIAHKAMLEFYFRPVQIFRTIRSIRSPNQFFRYVIAAVDMSLDYIRTHVQKIG
- a CDS encoding radical SAM protein; protein product: MKILLISPFMSYKDRWGQYYEGAGDTFPQGIGIIAGYLEQNGFEVDVLEPDVMGMDKATFCSFVERGGYSLVGMSVFTPNVTFAYETADLIKSISRRIYVVAGGAHPTLFPKETLKECPSIDFSITNEGEVPMLRLVQNLDLEHPDFETIPNLYYRVSAQIVSSKHKMHHWVNLDQLPIFPYHKFDMEKYVPAPSLRTVLPTFNYMAQRGCPFSCSFCDTRTHGKKVRYRSVDRVIDDLKYLKCTYGVKGIIFEGSNFTVSKKWITELCDRMINEKINLLWYCMGRVDIDQELLPVMKKAGLWAMSFGIETGNNKTLKMMDKKISLSQVKLTIKELNRLKVRSIGSFILGYPGENKQDVLNTINYACSLGLDVAVFFNPVPYPGTLLYEHAQNDGGLIEDPPNWEAYKAWLDHNNPIYINPLLGDLQVKLYNYAFKKFYTRPSYIFRQLLSIKTLDDFKRLIQGFKSVNGLIVKGINSLKNDD
- a CDS encoding glycosyltransferase family 2 protein, producing the protein MYKKKSIAVVVPAHNEEKQIGMVIETMPEFVDHIVIIDDESPDRTSEVTKEYQTKYPKVVLIEHEVNQGVGGAIASGYKWARDNDIDVAVVMAGDGQMNPDDLPNIIEPIINGEVDYTKGNRLFTGEAFKKIPKVRYFGNSALSLLTKIASGYWHVADSQTGYTAVNKKVLKTIDWDRMYKRYGQPNDLLVRLNLYNFRVRDVPVEPVYNNGEQSGINIKKAIFSIGWLIVKLFFWRIKEKYIIRDFHPLVFFYLLGFFMGCINIFFFFRLFYRWSVEGAVPEITFLIWMFSFSIGLISVFFAMWFDMEYNKHLK
- a CDS encoding enolase C-terminal domain-like protein — protein: MELFFSVFYKSIPLTIPYNLSFGPIDTFDTFYLVARAQDNRSLVGISEITPLPGYSHETFDSVKIILLQIVDKIQMGQSLVDVLASYVHTAPFAVSGVITAFELVKKHNKLVSQALEEPVELAALCDASTPLLIKKRAEELMREGFRTLKMKVGKYEISDELERIRAVSSILPNDAIVRLDANQAYGFEQAMKLCEGLEDIEHIELLEQPFKPDFWSETEALANKTSVPIMLDESIWGHNDLKKAANSGVKYVKFKLCKHLGIEGSLNLIKDARSHGLGIVYGNGVQSALGNHYEALIHSQTNIETASESNGFLKIQAKMFSDFLKMDRGFLFDNGFDCNEYFTKYWQCIIPEVPLLIDKIETLVTDIQHYEVLNG
- a CDS encoding NAD(P)H-dependent oxidoreductase, which gives rise to MVKIVGFSASLRNARSFNGGKKLINDIIDLKSKEDLLFYLEQQGNLHLEHFYKAGREKGVAFDQIFLELKKSKGLNGLSNSEVCLAAALWGASTVGAKIDLLPLVHFFPESGGINYEQILREAVINADGIVIASPVYFGDRSSLSQRLIDFLKLDPELRKSMSGKIYGGVTVGAKRNGGQETALIYQMHDMMDIGALGVGNDYLTTSQYGGTGHAGDVGTMPKDGYGLNSCIGTGRRVARVSAMKEHSRGYELGSPLKIGVWILQDQSHKLQEYLTPLCDKLSDQANFKFVNLTNKNILPCMACDICPCRIGKDQEYRCIRGKNDDMHTFHEQFLDCDVIIPAMLSPINRQGLLSTYQQFLERTRYIRRGDYVLSDRLIAPLVISEIGSCENLNIRMITSLIRHHTVMHKPIIGWYQDDILLNKTDLIAGLESTIEKGTAQTVGRLSCVANDQSLVVYKPVGYVLSACKDEADDSMKKRRKAITARLEYRRNEFEKRINCRY
- a CDS encoding ATP-grasp domain-containing protein, encoding MKILVLNCYSRNALSVISSIDNSYEIYGGFSFVGSLKKRLCQCFKSDRVKELIYITPPSVDIEQFKNDIIHAVNKLQIDIIIPTGTSFTDSLSFFKEKIMMKTRSKILVEDYQKLEMLTDKWKFAQLCQEMDIPIPKTVVLKRVSNLNQERIEARIDYPYIVKPRKLQAAEGVFLFHSESDFDENYSRLLKDYAGVENGSFLIQEMIMGSLHDVTSCAKSGRALSILSQQRMATWYDFGGGGIINKTTYETKIIEFVKKILKKMEWNGIAEFDFIKNANGEFFALECNPKFWGTTQLTIDAGANMPQQLIDFWVHGKDVQPITSYKVGLLYKWLFPYCFLHCLHKPLTIDRFFKRIKKIFKDYGCENKSSNIQIQYMKHILGSIISNTPL